In a single window of the Candidatus Zixiibacteriota bacterium genome:
- the msrB gene encoding peptide-methionine (R)-S-oxide reductase MsrB — protein sequence MPDKNLKSKQQWKDILTPIQFEVTRLKGTERAFSGEYYDFSEEGIYRCVCCGNPLFDSDTKYDSGSGWPSFWAPLEHDNIEREVDRSYGMVRTEIRCSRCEAHLGHVFDDGPDPTGLRYCINSASLKFDPGDDSG from the coding sequence ATGCCTGACAAGAATCTGAAAAGTAAACAGCAGTGGAAAGATATACTGACTCCGATACAGTTCGAGGTTACAAGGTTGAAAGGCACAGAAAGGGCTTTCAGCGGTGAATACTACGATTTCAGTGAAGAAGGTATATACCGCTGTGTGTGTTGCGGCAATCCGCTTTTTGATTCTGATACCAAGTATGATTCCGGCTCCGGCTGGCCGAGTTTCTGGGCCCCGCTTGAACATGATAATATCGAGCGCGAGGTCGACCGCAGTTATGGGATGGTGCGGACCGAAATCAGGTGCAGTCGATGCGAGGCCCATCTGGGGCATGTGTTCGATGATGGTCCCGATCCCACAGGATTGAGATACTGCATAAATTCGGCTTCCTTGAAATTTGACCCAGGCGATGACTCAGGGTAA